The window TGCGATGATGTTGTTGACATTATCATCATGGGAAATCCAGGCGAAGCCCTGCCAGTCGGTATCATTTTCCCAAAGCTGCTTGTTTTCCAGATAGAATGCGTTGAGCGCCTGCACATAGGTCTGCATTTGCCGGTGGGCATCGTAGTCTAACAGCATCCAGTCCAAGCCGCGTTCTTCGCTCCATTCGGAGAACTGACCAAATTCGCCGCCCATAAACAGCATCTTTTTGCCCGGATGACCGGCCATATAACCATACAAAGCGCGCAGGGTCGCAAATTTGTTTTCATACGGATCGGGCATCTTGTCGAGCAGCGATTTTTTCCCGTGTACCACCTCGTCATGCGAAAGCGGCAGGATATAATTTTCCGAAAAAGCGTACATGAACGAGAAGGTGATCTTATCGTGCATGTCCTTCCGGAAGAACGGGTCGGCGCCGACATAGCACAGCATGTCGTTCATCCAGCCCATATTCCATTTGAAGTTAAAGCCCAAGCCGCCCATATAGCCCGGCTTGGTGACCATCGGCCAGGCGGTGGATTCCTCAGCGATCATCAGGCAGTCCGGATGATCGGTCAGAACCATCTCATTGAGCAGCCGCAGAAAATCAACGGCTTCCAGGTTTTCACGGCCGCCATAGATGTTGGGCCGCCACTCCCCTTGCCGGTTGTAGTCCAGATAGAGCATGGATGCCACGGCATCGACGCGCAAGCCGTCCATATGGAATTTTTCGATCCAGAACATGGCCGACGAGAACAGCAAATCCCGCACCGAAACCTTGCCATAGTCAAAGACACGGGTGCCCCATTCCTTGTGCTCCATCTTGAGCGGGTCGGCATATTCATACAGGTACGAACCGTCAAATTCGACTAGACCATGTCCATCCTTGGGGAAATGCGCCGGTACCCAGTCCATAATGACGCCCAGGCCGGCCTGATGTGCCTTGTCCACAAAATACATCAGGTCATGCGGTGTGCCATACCGCGAAGTTGCGGCAAAATAGCCAGTTACCTGATAGCCCCACGAGCCGTCAAACGGATGCTCGGTGAGCGGCATACATTCAATGTGGGTA of the Intestinibacillus sp. Marseille-P6563 genome contains:
- the glgB gene encoding 1,4-alpha-glucan branching protein GlgB yields the protein MEGKAKNMNLEEHMSLFHSGKDCRAYEFMGAHPDNRDGQEGYVFRVFAPNAVRVAVMGEFNNWNRSAHTMQRDDRGIWELFIPGVKQYDAYKYAIETPEGYELDKADPYGFHSETRPGNASKVFDLEGYTWQDESWLNWRKEHPPYEQPVNIYEVHLGSWKRYEDGTFYSYRQLADELIPYAKKMGYTHIECMPLTEHPFDGSWGYQVTGYFAATSRYGTPHDLMYFVDKAHQAGLGVIMDWVPAHFPKDGHGLVEFDGSYLYEYADPLKMEHKEWGTRVFDYGKVSVRDLLFSSAMFWIEKFHMDGLRVDAVASMLYLDYNRQGEWRPNIYGGRENLEAVDFLRLLNEMVLTDHPDCLMIAEESTAWPMVTKPGYMGGLGFNFKWNMGWMNDMLCYVGADPFFRKDMHDKITFSFMYAFSENYILPLSHDEVVHGKKSLLDKMPDPYENKFATLRALYGYMAGHPGKKMLFMGGEFGQFSEWSEERGLDWMLLDYDAHRQMQTYVQALNAFYLENKQLWENDTDWQGFAWISHDDNVNNIIAFRRIAKDGSDLICIVNFAPVYHESYKIGVPYAGTYEEVFSSDRVEFGGSGVTNGKKRTKAEEMHGMEQIVDLKIPPLSVMYFKGKPRVKRRVKAEPAGDKAAKTTKKTATKKTTAKRTTKKASPRKSTKAEPESKG